From the Macrobrachium rosenbergii isolate ZJJX-2024 chromosome 50, ASM4041242v1, whole genome shotgun sequence genome, the window TTGTAGATttatcagaaataaatatttcaaaagtaggTGGGAGATTCCTATATGGTTTGGTATTTATTGGGTAAATCTGGTTACAAAGACATCTATGTTCTTAACCTGTCTGAATGTATACCCAGCACAACCAAAGATGAGTATCTTGACCTCTCCCCCTTTCATAGTGCTGTATAGGCAGCTCCTTATGTTTCATAAGGAAAAAATCCTCTCACAGGATGTATTGCAGGTGATAGGATAAGGGCTGTATAGAATAGTTTGTACAGATAGGGAAAGGCATGCCTATATGGTTAGGGTTCAGAacacaagcaaaaaatataaaacccacAAAATCTTAAAAGAGTTGATGTGATGGGATGATAGACACTAGGGGATTTATTCCTGAATCTAACAGAAACCAAGtatgtaaattttacattcaCCATACAGTACAATGTTTACAACTCCCCACCAAATTGCTGAATAGATATTAGATCAGTATATTCTACTGTTCGATGTGAGAGTATTTGGTTGTGTTAATGCTAATAACAGGAAGCACTCTGCAATGGAAAAGTATTTGATGCTATCGCAGGACAGACTGCTCAGAGTTTTAGTGTTGTGAACATTGGGTTATTCAAAACTTAATAATTGCACAAGGATAAACATCTAGAATTATATTGTATGTACCAGATACATAATACTATCTTTATAAAGCTTTGACTTTAGTAAGGTATGATCATCTCCCTTAAAATCCATTTTCTGATTCTAAATTCTTACTCGGTTAATAGTCCTGTTACTCTGTTACAATAGAGAATTCTTAGGATGTGATCTTAATGTAGCTACCCAATTTTGGCTGTGTAAGTTAACATTAGCAGTGTGACTTggtcataaaaaaatatccatgTTATCATCTAGACAGCATACACCTGGAAATCTAGCACTCTCCATCCCATTCTCCCCCTCAATGGAACTTTGGTTTCAATTGCATTTTGTGCAGATCTTGGCTAATACATACAGGCATAACCAACAAACTCTGAGCTGATGCTGtctgtaattatcattttaactAAAGTGTTAATAAGTATGTAACATTTATGGCCAACCTGACTTCTTTTAGAGAGACATGAGCCATGAGGGCATAACTTCTAAATGGTACTTGGTATAGGTAGCTGATGCTAGGTTGATTTATGGAAACTATTATTAGTATAATATTTCACTTTGGAATTATCATTTCAACAAATTGTACTTTTTAGGaaggtatatttatgtattcacagATTTGCTATCATTTAGTTCaaaccacaggaaagaaaaataatcctctTGTGACACATTCCTTATTTGTCATCCTAGATCTTAGCattatgttttctttgttatgGTAAAAAGATTGGACCTCTATTAAATCACATGGTGCCCTTGGCTTCTTACCCTTGTTTGCCAAACTCAGTCTCGTTGACTACGAGAAAATTTTGTCAAACTTGATATCTTTTcataattaacaacaaaaaagCCTTTTTCTTAGTAGCAATTTAAGGGCTCAGGGCATGGAGAACTCATCAGCCATTTGACTTTTTAAGTTCTTTGCTTCTCTATAGAGATATTGAACTTTAGATAATAAAACtgcatttcctaatttttttattgtgtaaaaagACTCACCAACCAGACCACATGATAAATCAACAGCAAAGTAGTAACAGCAACTGGGAAGCACACAGTAACATTGTTTAAAAGTCATATACTTAATTACTGAAGTTGTCTATATAATGCAGGTTATAAGTAGAAGTATTCCTCTTTTAATAAAAACACTTTAGCCCAAACCCAAGGCGGCAAAACCAGCAGTACCCTGCATCATTTGCTATTTGCAAAAGTATCAGTAGGGAGAATGGCTTCGTAGATGTTGCTTTTTATCAACATTGATGGTGTTTCATCAATACTAATAAGTGCTGATAAGTCAGAAGTGCATTTGCTTGCTCTTTGTACTAAATATACTAAATACTCTTACTATCACAGCCATATTGAGTATGTTTTAATTATGGAATGCTCCAGCATCATTTATtcaatataaatttgtttaaaataacgCAGAGTAAAACTGGTTAATTACTGTAACCTTATATAGGAAAATACTATAAAACAGTGTTCCCAATAAATGTATCGAAAAGCGTACCAGCTTCTTTCAATACATGATTCCCATAATTTCCTTTCCCAAGTCTTGTTTAGTACAGTATAGGTAATCATATGCCCTTTAGCCTTTGCCATCCAACTTAAGATGGGTCTGATGTTCCATCTGCCAAAGCCCAGCTAAATGTTTCTTTTCTGCTTAGAATTTCCATGAGATTGACATTAGCTGGTACGCTTGGAGTACTAGACTTAGTTGCAGTTGAGGTAAATTCTCTAGTTGGGGGCTGAAGTACCTGAAGGAAGGAATCTTGTAGCGTCGGAACGATCTCATTGCTTTTGGCATCATTGGAGGGGTCATCAATGTTGGGAAGAACAATAGGCATCACTTTGACTGGGTGTGATGTACCTTCTTGTAAAGCTGTTGAAGGTATGGTGTCTGTTTCCTGTATAGTAGGCATAATTTTAGGAACTCCCTGAGGGATTGTGGTGGTATAGTCTTCCTCCAGAGGTCCAGCAGGTTCTGTTGTTACCACAGCTGAAATTGGAGTTTCTGTTGTATCCTTAGTATTTGAGGCTTGAGTCGGTGTTTCAACTATATCTGTTGATGAAGCACCTGTCTGAGGCTGAGTTGTTCCTCTGATTAGTTGTGGTCTGTTGGTGATGCGTGTGATGCCAGGTAGAACTGTTGTATTCCTGTAATCATTATTGAAAAgtgaatattgtaaatattaaattGCTTAAAAACTATTTCTCGGTTATTGACACAGTCATCTAAATACTGTAGgcaatttttaaatgaatcttcATGTGGTTGTTATTGAGCTTTGAGAAGTGTTGCTTAACTTTGAAGCACTTCTGTCCATAAATTCCTGTAACATCTAAactttttcttataactttttatttttgaaacaatTTCCTTTagtgtactgtacaggtaattaGTGTTCTTAAATGGTTTTAGGTCTTCagaatttcttattactttttatttttatttaatcacgagaagaatttttattttgaagtatattttaacatttagaACTGTAGTTCATTATCTTCTATAGTAAATGCAGTAACACGAAACAGAGCTCTAtcttttttatggatttattctcttattcaactggtttttatcttatcttttacTTTGTAGAATTTTGATTGACCTGTTTGTCAATAAGAGAACAATTTAGAATTTCAGAGAGTAGATTGATCTCAGATATTAAACTGGAGTTTTTTTGACCTTACCCTCTACAAACATCTGGTGTAAACATTACCTGCTCTTACCCCTGGCTTGAGACGCGATTAGTGGTTACATAATTGTAGTAGAAGCAGCGTGTTTGTTCACAGATGAATGCCTTAGAATCCATGCAATTGTGGGGAGACCAGGTTGCATCCTGGGTACTCATACATGATTGCTGTGATTTACtggaataaagaaattaagataaatagGGATTAGTTGTAACTTTTTTGTAGGTAGGTTTATAATACAGCACCATGGTGCTTGATGTTTTTCATGTAATGATGAGGCCAATTTTATCATGAGGTTTTCTACAATTAACCTCACGTCCCTCCCTCCCCAAATTTATCCATGCCATTTAAGAGTCCAAGACAAAATTATGTGAAGTttagaataatttctttcttttggcaCAAACCTATCACTTTCACTTGCCTAAATTTAAATCAGGTCCTATTCCAGACATATACTCTAGAAGAATCCATCCTTGCCATCTGTACCTCTGGGCTCCAGAGCACCCCCTTAGGCAGAAAATGGTCATTCACTGAGTCACCTCACCAACCGTTTTGCCACTAAAACTGTCAGTACATTTTCCTGAGTTGCTATTTATGTTGGAGGAAATTTGTTTGTTGTAAATTGCCCTGGTAGCTCCTTGGAGCCAGTAAATACAGAAATGAAGTGTTAAGGAGTCTAAACGCACTTATAGTCAAAAAGGGGCCAAGAAATAGTCTGGTACCTGTTTAGTGCTTGTACCTAGTAAGATAGGGCCTGACAGTGAAGCAAAGTCACTTACTATATGTTCTTCACAAAGTGTAGAAACAAGAACCACAGCATTGTATGCAGGATTATCAGAGTTTGGAGGAAGGTGAGGAGGATTCAAAGTCAGGAAAGTTATTTTCTATCTTAGAAGTTAGATTAACACAACCTGCAGCTACAAGATGGCATATAGAATACATGTTAAGAGATGTGATTGTTAAGTCTCTAAAGAAAAATGATTGCCTTCAAATTGCTACAGTGTTTTTGTACACTTCCATTTAGCTAATTCTGGTGGACAAATACAACAATGACCCTTCCCCCTTGGAAATATTGTTGTCTTAAAACTCCTTACAACTTGCACACaaccagtccttcctcattcccaAGTTGGACAGGCATAGAGGGACTGACGGATGAAGGAGGAGGCTGAGACTAGAAGGATGTTGTCAGTGTCATAGTTGCAAAGCCAAACATATTGCA encodes:
- the LOC136832577 gene encoding uncharacterized protein, with protein sequence MMREVFLLVLGAMLTSWCTGQRIQTVEVGNSRYFISNVSPYSPTLNWFLAYEYCRNIGMELLSLEQSEEATEVNVFLRENSYISTDYWTSGNQLGSAMWLWMSTGQPFNSTFNYWGAGGPPLTKSQQSCMSTQDATWSPHNCMDSKAFICEQTRCFYYNYVTTNRVSSQGNTTVLPGITRITNRPQLIRGTTQPQTGASSTDIVETPTQASNTKDTTETPISAVVTTEPAGPLEEDYTTTIPQGVPKIMPTIQETDTIPSTALQEGTSHPVKVMPIVLPNIDDPSNDAKSNEIVPTLQDSFLQVLQPPTREFTSTATKSSTPSVPANVNLMEILSRKETFSWALADGTSDPS